One window of the Streptomyces sp. TS71-3 genome contains the following:
- a CDS encoding GH25 family lysozyme codes for MLHGIDVSSYQTSFDTDGLAFVFVKATEGRSYINPKQSEQAKRARDAGCVVGFYHFLWPGNIKAQAEYFVEKCASVEEDLLAADWEYTGEGTAASNAEKDSFIREVKRLRPQHRVMLYCNRDFWLNHDTTSYAGDGLWIADHVDAGKPRIKADWTIHQYSSTPLDKNVADFKSAAAMRDWATALQ; via the coding sequence GTGCTGCACGGCATCGACGTCAGCTCTTATCAGACCTCGTTCGACACGGACGGCCTTGCATTCGTGTTCGTGAAGGCCACGGAAGGCCGTTCGTACATCAATCCGAAGCAGTCGGAGCAGGCGAAGAGGGCACGGGACGCGGGATGCGTGGTGGGCTTCTACCATTTCCTGTGGCCCGGCAACATCAAGGCGCAGGCCGAGTACTTCGTGGAGAAGTGCGCGTCGGTCGAGGAGGATCTGCTCGCGGCCGACTGGGAGTACACGGGCGAGGGCACGGCGGCGAGCAACGCCGAGAAGGACAGCTTCATCAGAGAGGTGAAGCGGCTCCGCCCCCAGCACCGCGTGATGCTCTACTGCAACCGCGACTTCTGGCTGAACCACGACACCACCTCCTACGCCGGAGACGGCCTGTGGATCGCCGACCACGTCGATGCCGGAAAGCCGCGCATCAAGGCGGACTGGACCATCCACCAGTACAGCAGCACCCCGCTCGACAAGAACGTCGCCGATTTCAAGAGTGCCGCGGCCATGCGGGACTGGGCGACCGCGCTCCAATAG
- a CDS encoding glycosyltransferase — protein sequence MKVLCTTLGSPSHGRAQLPTLRSLKAAGHDVLVATAPELSHVFEPDGLRVLDCLPALWGENTRHIFSEALAAAGLTSGSLPQQAARGGDGPPGTAFEARHEKIVAAMALALAGPLALLLREAVRPVVRDFWPDLILRDGFDMSSVLISEETGIPQVATPSGASNVMDPGLLHGGLNALRDTLGLPRKDDPLSVVPYGRIDHVPPAFSFARHLPPSLSYRQALQVDHQAVLPPWIAGLPTDRPLVLAAIGTALPIRHAVPESDTPSPLALVTGPDPVETLGAIVEGVAQLDGCTAVVATGGLPVDRSGLPGHVHLTDRVPQPLLLESVDAFVTHGGFNSIRESLRTATPLAVLPHFGDQIHNAKRVEELGIGREITDRTADGVAATCRAVLGDPSIAARTRAARLGMLALPEVGAVVGDLADLVARGTPVGAAGGPAA from the coding sequence TTGAAGGTTCTGTGCACCACGCTCGGCAGCCCCTCGCACGGGCGCGCCCAACTCCCGACGCTCCGTTCCCTCAAGGCCGCCGGACACGACGTCCTGGTGGCCACCGCCCCCGAGCTGAGCCACGTCTTCGAGCCCGACGGCTTGCGGGTGCTCGACTGCCTGCCGGCCCTGTGGGGCGAGAACACCCGGCACATCTTCAGCGAGGCGCTGGCCGCGGCGGGCCTCACCTCCGGGAGCCTGCCCCAGCAGGCCGCACGAGGTGGGGACGGCCCGCCGGGTACCGCGTTCGAGGCGAGGCACGAGAAGATCGTGGCGGCGATGGCGCTCGCCCTGGCGGGCCCGCTCGCCCTGCTGCTGCGGGAGGCCGTCCGGCCGGTCGTCCGCGACTTCTGGCCCGACCTGATCCTGCGTGACGGCTTCGACATGAGTTCCGTCCTGATCTCGGAGGAGACCGGGATCCCGCAGGTGGCGACACCCTCGGGAGCGAGCAACGTGATGGACCCCGGCCTGCTCCACGGCGGCCTGAACGCGTTGCGCGACACGCTCGGCCTGCCGCGGAAGGACGACCCGCTGTCCGTCGTGCCGTACGGCCGGATCGACCACGTGCCGCCGGCGTTCTCCTTCGCCCGCCACCTGCCCCCGTCCCTCTCCTACCGGCAGGCGCTCCAGGTGGACCATCAGGCCGTGCTGCCGCCCTGGATCGCCGGCCTGCCCACCGACCGGCCCCTGGTGCTCGCCGCCATCGGCACGGCGCTGCCGATACGGCACGCCGTGCCGGAGTCGGACACCCCCTCGCCGTTGGCGCTGGTGACCGGCCCCGACCCCGTCGAGACGCTCGGGGCCATCGTCGAGGGGGTGGCGCAGCTCGACGGCTGCACCGCCGTCGTGGCCACCGGCGGGCTGCCCGTGGACAGGTCCGGGCTGCCCGGCCACGTCCACCTGACCGATCGGGTTCCGCAGCCGCTGCTGCTGGAGTCCGTCGACGCGTTCGTCACGCACGGCGGCTTCAACAGCATCCGCGAATCCCTGCGCACCGCCACACCGCTGGCGGTCCTGCCGCACTTCGGCGACCAGATCCACAATGCGAAGCGGGTCGAGGAGCTGGGTATCGGCCGGGAGATCACCGACCGGACGGCGGACGGCGTCGCCGCCACCTGCCGTGCGGTCCTGGGCGACCCCTCCATCGCCGCCAGGACCCGCGCGGCACGCCTCGGCATGCTCGCCCTGCCGGAGGTCGGGGCCGTGGTGGGCGACCTGGCGGACCTCGTGGCGCGCGGCACCCCGGTGGGCGCCGCCGGCGGCCCCGCGGCGTAG
- a CDS encoding L-serine ammonia-lyase — MAVSVFDLFSIGIGPSSSHTVGPMRAARMFARRLEGEGLLPRTAAVRAELYGSLGATGHGHGTPKAVMLGLEGSSPRTVELDGPAGADARVEQIRAARRIRLLGTHEVPFNADKDLVLHRRRVLPGHANGMTLWAYDETGATLLQKTYYSVGGGFVVDDSALGTDRIQLDDTVLKYPFRTGEELLRLTRETGLSISSLMLENERAWRTEDEVRTGLLEVWDTMRDCVRRGVSREGILPGGLKVRRRAAILARQLRAEGDARTRAMEWVTLYAMAVNEENAAGGRVVTAPTNGAAGIIPAVLHYYQDFVPGADDEGVVRFLLAAGAIGMLFKENASISGAEVGCQGEVGSACSMAAGALAEVLGGSPEQVENAAEIGMEHNLGLTCDPVGGLVQIPCIERNGMAAVKAVTAARMAMRGDGSHKVSLDKVIKTMRDTGADMSVKYKETARGGLAVNIIEC; from the coding sequence GTGGCCGTATCCGTCTTCGACCTGTTCTCGATAGGCATCGGCCCGTCCAGCTCCCACACGGTCGGCCCGATGCGGGCGGCCCGGATGTTCGCCCGGCGCCTGGAGGGCGAGGGCCTGCTCCCCCGGACGGCCGCGGTCCGCGCCGAGCTCTACGGCTCGCTGGGCGCGACGGGGCACGGCCACGGCACCCCGAAGGCGGTGATGCTGGGCCTGGAGGGCAGCTCGCCGCGCACGGTGGAGCTCGACGGTCCGGCGGGCGCGGACGCCCGGGTGGAGCAGATCCGCGCGGCGCGCCGCATCCGGCTGCTGGGCACCCACGAGGTCCCCTTCAACGCCGACAAGGACCTGGTCCTGCACCGCCGAAGGGTGCTGCCCGGGCACGCCAACGGCATGACCCTCTGGGCGTACGACGAGACGGGCGCCACGCTCCTGCAGAAGACGTACTACTCGGTCGGCGGCGGCTTCGTGGTGGACGACTCCGCGCTGGGAACCGACCGCATCCAGCTCGACGACACCGTGCTGAAGTACCCGTTCCGCACCGGTGAGGAGCTCCTGCGGCTCACCCGGGAGACCGGCCTGTCCATCTCCTCGCTGATGCTGGAGAACGAGCGCGCGTGGCGCACCGAGGACGAGGTGCGGACCGGGCTGCTGGAGGTCTGGGACACCATGCGCGACTGCGTGCGCCGCGGCGTCTCGCGCGAAGGCATCCTGCCGGGCGGCCTCAAGGTGCGGCGCAGGGCGGCGATCCTGGCGCGGCAGCTGCGCGCCGAGGGCGATGCCCGCACCCGCGCGATGGAGTGGGTCACGCTGTACGCGATGGCGGTCAACGAGGAGAACGCCGCGGGCGGCCGCGTGGTCACGGCACCCACCAACGGCGCGGCGGGCATCATCCCGGCCGTCCTGCACTACTACCAGGACTTCGTGCCGGGCGCGGACGACGAGGGCGTCGTCCGCTTCCTGCTGGCGGCCGGCGCGATCGGCATGCTCTTCAAGGAGAACGCGTCGATCTCGGGCGCCGAGGTGGGCTGCCAGGGCGAGGTGGGCTCGGCGTGCTCGATGGCGGCCGGGGCGCTCGCGGAGGTGCTGGGCGGCAGCCCGGAGCAGGTGGAGAACGCCGCCGAGATCGGCATGGAGCACAACCTCGGCCTGACCTGCGACCCGGTCGGCGGCCTCGTGCAGATCCCGTGCATAGAGCGGAACGGCATGGCGGCGGTCAAGGCCGTCACCGCCGCCCGCATGGCGATGCGCGGCGACGGCAGCCACAAGGTGTCCCTGGACAAGGTGATCAAGACCATGCGGGACACGGGCGCCGACATGAGCGTCAAGTACAAGGAGACCGCGCGCGGCGGGCTCGCGGTGAACATCATCGAGTGCTGA
- a CDS encoding carbohydrate-binding protein, with translation MRFPRLVASLVAVACVAAIGAGVPASAAPPRPASTTDAAFNTGSGALDVNYGSYLSKHDIVYNRPNTDPKYALTVGNGRMGAMAWQQNGLTMQASGVDNSQQGAFGGGLVNLRTTPAMESGFSRYQQRLSLYDGTLTTRYDDNRTVTVMGAPGSEVMGIHVEDGRSNVSGVTLDLGLWDVSGLGNSGDVPNLDTWKTVRTYADADSAGFSRGQDDPQGFGYTLAASVEGAAYSTQVVDGRTVRLTITPSHSYTVWFTTSSRKNAPNQDSVAQAKKALSQVRATGYTGTLNAYKNWWHAFWQKSFVQYGDQSGAADYMENVYYLSTYMIAAGGYGDYPFHFINGVFRSTGDSTKWSNAYWYWNQRDVYNSFLASNHADLMSGFNRLYSRNFDALKSFTKQRYGVDGIWVPETMGWDGNARGTVGSDYTKNIWSSGAEAAYNMYLQYRYTNDTGYLRNTAYPFLREVVKFYQQMLSRDANGQYYVANSNSHETYWNVPNAITDLAAVRNVFPIAISVSQQLGQDADLRPQWQNILDHLIAYPSDSSTYLPHTPPIAQTRNNENVAAELVWPYDRTGIGYPDQQKAVNTWRARPFPYGNVWSNDAIQAARLGLGGDAFDGMKTMLNKYQNYPNGMTSNTNGVFEYLGVQLNVINESLLQSYNGKIRVFPATPSLSGYTGKFTLLANGGFQVSSEREAGETKYVGIKSLYGNSTRVVNPWPGQQVQVRSVSDNSVVLSTADPEFTLNTAANRVYVVERVAKPFSQYGHTTLTGTANQSAKSLAGTGSTLGLNAS, from the coding sequence ATGAGATTCCCCAGACTCGTCGCCTCGCTGGTCGCCGTGGCCTGCGTGGCGGCGATCGGAGCCGGCGTCCCCGCGTCGGCCGCCCCGCCCCGTCCCGCCTCCACCACGGACGCCGCGTTCAACACCGGCTCCGGCGCCCTCGACGTGAACTACGGCAGCTACCTCTCGAAGCACGACATCGTCTACAACCGGCCCAACACCGATCCCAAGTACGCCCTCACGGTCGGAAACGGCCGGATGGGCGCCATGGCCTGGCAGCAGAACGGCCTGACCATGCAGGCGTCGGGCGTCGACAACTCCCAGCAGGGCGCCTTCGGAGGCGGCCTGGTCAATCTGCGCACCACACCCGCCATGGAGAGCGGCTTCTCCCGCTACCAGCAGCGCCTCTCCCTCTACGACGGCACCCTGACCACCCGTTACGACGACAACCGCACCGTCACCGTGATGGGCGCCCCGGGCTCCGAGGTCATGGGCATCCACGTGGAGGACGGCCGCAGCAACGTCTCCGGGGTGACCCTGGACCTCGGCCTCTGGGACGTCAGCGGGCTCGGCAACAGCGGTGACGTGCCGAACCTGGACACCTGGAAGACCGTCAGGACCTACGCCGACGCGGACAGCGCGGGCTTCAGCCGCGGCCAGGACGATCCGCAGGGCTTCGGCTACACCCTCGCCGCCAGCGTGGAGGGCGCCGCGTACAGCACGCAGGTGGTGGACGGCCGCACGGTGCGCCTGACCATCACGCCGTCGCACAGCTACACCGTCTGGTTCACCACCAGCAGCCGCAAGAACGCACCGAACCAGGACTCCGTGGCCCAGGCCAAGAAGGCGCTGAGCCAGGTCAGGGCCACCGGGTACACGGGCACCCTGAACGCCTACAAGAACTGGTGGCACGCGTTCTGGCAGAAGTCCTTCGTGCAGTACGGCGACCAGTCGGGCGCGGCGGACTACATGGAGAACGTCTACTACCTGAGCACCTACATGATCGCGGCCGGCGGATACGGCGACTATCCGTTCCACTTCATCAACGGCGTCTTCCGCTCCACGGGGGACAGCACCAAGTGGAGCAACGCGTACTGGTACTGGAACCAGCGCGACGTCTACAACTCCTTCCTGGCGTCCAACCACGCCGACCTGATGTCCGGGTTCAACCGCCTCTACAGCCGGAACTTCGACGCGCTGAAGTCGTTCACGAAACAGCGGTACGGCGTCGACGGGATCTGGGTGCCGGAGACCATGGGCTGGGACGGCAACGCCCGCGGCACGGTGGGCAGCGACTACACCAAGAACATCTGGTCGTCGGGCGCGGAAGCCGCCTACAACATGTACCTCCAGTACCGGTACACGAACGACACCGGATATCTGCGGAACACCGCCTACCCGTTCCTGCGCGAGGTCGTGAAGTTCTACCAGCAGATGCTGTCCCGCGACGCGAACGGGCAGTACTACGTGGCCAACTCCAACTCCCACGAGACGTACTGGAACGTCCCCAACGCGATCACCGACCTGGCGGCCGTGCGCAACGTCTTCCCGATCGCCATCAGCGTCTCCCAGCAGCTCGGCCAGGACGCGGACCTCAGGCCCCAGTGGCAGAACATCCTGGACCACCTGATCGCGTACCCGTCCGACAGCAGCACCTACCTGCCGCACACCCCGCCGATCGCGCAGACCCGCAACAACGAGAACGTCGCCGCGGAGCTCGTCTGGCCCTACGACCGGACCGGCATCGGCTACCCGGACCAGCAGAAGGCCGTCAACACCTGGCGCGCGCGGCCCTTCCCCTACGGCAACGTCTGGTCGAACGACGCCATCCAGGCCGCCCGGCTCGGCCTCGGCGGCGACGCCTTCGACGGCATGAAGACCATGCTGAACAAGTACCAGAACTACCCGAACGGGATGACCAGCAACACCAACGGCGTCTTCGAGTACCTGGGCGTCCAGCTCAACGTGATCAACGAGTCGCTGCTCCAGTCCTACAACGGCAAGATCCGCGTCTTCCCCGCGACGCCGTCGCTGTCGGGCTATACCGGGAAGTTCACGCTGCTGGCCAATGGCGGCTTCCAGGTCAGCTCGGAGCGCGAGGCCGGCGAGACCAAATACGTCGGGATCAAGAGCCTCTACGGGAACAGCACCCGGGTGGTCAACCCGTGGCCGGGCCAGCAGGTCCAGGTGCGGTCGGTGTCCGACAACTCCGTGGTGCTGAGCACCGCCGACCCGGAGTTCACCCTGAACACCGCCGCGAACAGGGTCTACGTCGTGGAGCGGGTCGCGAAGCCCTTCTCGCAGTACGGCCACACCACGCTCACCGGCACCGCCAACCAGTCCGCCAAGTCCCTGGCGGGCACCGGCTCCACCCTCGGGCTGAACGCTTCCTGA